CTGTGCAAGGGATGCCACAAGATCAGTGGTGGCAAGGCGCCAACCGCTTGCATGGGCTGTCACAAAAAATAATTCAAATAAAAGGGACGGGCCCCTAGAGAGCCCGTCCCTTTTCTGCTCTTCCACCCAAAAATAAGACAGACGACATGCCCGAAACCATTATCCTCAACTACCGACTCACCAAAGAGCTCTGGAGCCAGTTTTTCGAAGCCCATTACAGCTGTGACCGCGCGCTGAAACTGCGCTACTTCTGGGGGGCCATCTGCATTGTGATCGGTTCGCTCGGGTTTGGTGGATTCTATGGATCGCGGCTCATCGCCGGGCTGATGCTGGCTACCGGTTTTTTCGGGGTTTTGTCGAAACATCTGCTGATATATAAGTCGCTGCGCACTGCCGGCAAGCATCCTTTTTTCGGTAAGGAATTAACGGTCGCAATTTCACTGACCGAGATCTCGGTGCGGAATGAAATGTCCGGCTACCGCCAGCCTTGGGATAATTTTGTTGCCTACCGCAAGCTGGCTCCCGGATTTTTGCTCTACCACGATAAAAACGCCTTCTTTTTCATCCCGCTTGTCGCGATGACGGCAGGCAACGCCAACCGTCTGGTGCAGATTCTTACGGCAGCCAGAGTGCCTGACCTGGCGGGCAAAAATATTTGAAAATCTGGCATCGCAACTCCGTCAAGGCTTCGACCGCACGCAGAGGGTTCAGGTGGTTTCAGCAGAGCTGAGCTCAGTGATCAAACGGTTCTTATACTCCAGAATCGCTTTGACCAGATCGCCGATCGAAATAAAATCAACCATATCCTCATTCTCGAGGATCGGCAGATGTCGTACGTGCCGCTGAATCATGATATCAAGACAATCCTCCAGCGAGGTCTGCGGGTCGACCGAGATAAGTCGCGGCGTCATAATTTTCTTGACCATCGTGTCAAGAGACGAAGCCCCTTTAAGGATGACTTTTCGCGCATAATCCCGCTCTGAAAGAATCCCCACCAGACGGCGCTCCTCCATCACCGGCAAGGCCCCAACATTCTTTTCGGCCATCAACATCAGGGCTTGGTAAACGGTCTGTGAAGAATTGATGGTGAAAATTTCCCTCTTTCTGGTCTTTATCAAATCCCGAACGGTGCTCATGGCTCCTCCTGACGCTAAAGGGGTAATTTCTTCATATTTCGTTAATGACATTCCAACAACTTACGGCACCGGCAAGACTGCCAGCAATAAACCGAGAGACAGCGCCGACCCTCTTCAGTCCTTCAGCTTAGCCTGGCGATCATGGCTTTATCGGCCAGAGCCCCCTCATTTGGGCAGCAGAGGGCTGATTCGGGAAACTTGAGCTTGAAGGTACTCCCGCCACCAGGAGTTTCTTCGACCCAGACATCGCCATGATAAAGTCGGGTAATTTTACGCACGGTAGCCAGCCCGATTCCTGTGCCACGGATCTTTTTAGCTGCCGCGCCGCGATAAAAAACTTCAAAGATGCGAACACGTTCCTCTGGCGGGATGCCCGGGCCGTGATCCCTGACATAAAAGATAACCTGACGGTCCAGGCGTTCTTCTCCGACTTCTATAGGCCTTCCTGCGTCTCCGGCGTAGCGGACCGCATTACCGATCAGATTGGCGAACAACTGACTGATCAGGGTTTCAGGCAGACAGAGGGAGGATAAGGGGCCGACTTTGACTTTGACCTTGGCGGCGATTATCTGATTGGTCAGATTTTGCAGGACCTGATCAATCATCCGGCGCGTATCAACCGGAACAGCAGGTTGCTGAACATGCCTGACCTGGGCCAGATCCAGTAAATCCTCAAGCAGGGCCAGCATATGCTGACCGGATTTTTCAATATCTGCCAGCAGATTGAGCGCGTCAGGATCAAGGGCTCCCGAGACGTAACTCTGAAGAATTTCGGCGATGCCGATAATCGGGGTCAACGGAGTGCGCAGATCATGGGCAACGGTCCGAACAAAGGCGTCGAGTTCATCGTAAGCTTGCTGCATTTTCGCTTCGGTCACCTTGTGGTTGGTGATGTCCTGCACCAGACCGATACAGTAATTTTTACTCTGGTCACGCTCTGAGACACAGGCGATCGAAACATAGCCCCAGCGAATCTGACCATCCTTGCATAGATAGCGTTTTTCGATATTGATAATCGGATCCTGTGCCTGACGCAGTGTGGCGTAATAATCAATCGTCATTTCACGATCATCGGGATAAGTCACCTCTTCGATATTCCGTCCAATCAACTCCTCTGCCCGGTAGCCGCTGAAGTTGCAGAAATAGGGGTTGACCTCTTGAATTTGGCCATAGGGAGAGAGGATGACGATCCCCGCTGCGGCGGTATCAAAAATCGAACGAAAGCGGGCTTCGCTGACCCTCAGCCTTTCTTCAGCCCGCTTGCGCTCGCTGATGTCAAGTATGACGGCAACGAAGATCGGGGTTTCGGTTCTAAGCAACTGCAGCTGAACAGCGACCGGGTAACGCGAACCATCCTTGCGTTGATGCAGGGCTTCGAAAACGATCGTCTCTTTCTTGCCCATCCGCAAGGGGTGCACAAGAGCGAAAAAATCTTCTTTACTCAGCAGAGGGTTAAGATCGAGCAAGGTCATTTTGGCGAGTTCCTGCTTGCTGTACCCGAGATTATTTCTGGCGCCCCGGTTGGCCCGGAGAAGTTGCAGGGTTTCGGTATCAACGGTGTGAATTTCGGTGAGCGAGGAATCGAGGATACGCCCGAAACTGGCCGCTTTGTCTATGGCCAGTTGCTCTCTATGATGCATGGTCCATTCGGCCAGGCTGTTATCAATGATCTGGCGAAGACGCTTCAACAGGTCCGGGGACTCAACCAGCACGTCGACAGCACCGGCTTTGATCAGCTTGACTGCGGCCTGGGTGTCTTCCTTGTCGAGCAGAACCAGCAGAACAAACTCTGGAGAACCGTTGCAGGATTTGAGCAGCGAGACAGCATCAGGGGCTGACTGGAGCGAAAGGACAACGAGGCGATCCGCTTGGTTTTCAGCGATATAAGCCCTGACATCTGCCGAACTGCCCACAATATGCAGCGAGCAGCCTGATTGATTCTCCAGGCTCCCGACAACAAGCTCGAGTCGTGCCGGAGAGGTGCCGACCACTAACAGCTTTATCGCTGATTTCATTATTTTTATCATCCCTGAATTCTAACCTCCCGTGCCGATTTCTCAAGGGGAGGTCTTTACCCCAGACGAGCGCATGTCAATACAGAAAATGCTTGATCTTCTCACCTTTCTCACCAATTTGGGTCATCGCGTCAATGCCGATCTGCAAGTGGCTGGCGGCCCAGAGCTTGGTCACCTGCTGATCCGACTCCTCGGTCTTCACCCCTTCCGGAGTTAAGGGCACATCCGAAATAAGCAGAAGCGCACCACGCGCGATGGCATTGTAATGGCCGACGATAAAAATCGTCGCCGTCTCCATGTCAATCCCGATGCTGGTGGTTTTTTTCAGTTTCTCGCGGAACACCGAATCATGTTCCCAGAGCCGACGGTTTGTCGAATAGACCACGCCAGTACGGTAATCATGGCCGTGCTCAAGGATCTTTTCCGAGACAAATTTGTGCAGCTTAAAGGATGGCAAGGCCGGGACCTCGGCGGGATAATAATCGTTACTCGTCCCCTCACCCCGAATGGCTGCGATCGGCAAAATAAAATGTCCGATCTCGATCGATTTTTTCAGCCCGCCGCATTTACCCAGAAACAGCACACCCTTCGGCTGAATGGCGCTGAGCAGGTCCATGATGGTAGCCGCGTTCGCCGACCCGATGCCGAAGTTGATGATCGTCAGGCCACTGCGATTGGTGGCCGACTGCATCGGCTTGTCTTCGCCCTGAATATCACAACCGAACATCTCCGCGAACCTGACGACGTAATGGCGGAAGTTGGTCAACAAAATATACTCGCCGAAGCCTGAGAGCGGCATCCCCGTATAGCGCGGCAACCAGTTTCTGGTAATTTCAAGGCGTTCCAGCATTTGATTCTCCCCGCTATGAATCGGACTGCGTCCTGGTTCTCATTACCGACAATAATCTTTAAAAAAGGATAGAAGTTGGTGAAATAATTAACAAACGACCCTGACGGAAACTTCAGAGTCCGTCCTAAATAGTTTTTAGCTAAAAAACAGGGTGCGCCCAGTGGCATAAGAAATGGGTTTAATTTCTGTTGACCTCGCAAACCCGAAATGGCCACCCCAACTGCAGAGGTGGCCATTTCCCCCATCGGTAACCAGCAAAGCGGTTGCTTTTATCAACAGCTTCAGCGGAGATTTACGGGATGGCTATCGGCTGAGACGCTACTCGTTCAACGCTTCGTGAACCCTGCCGACCATCTCTGGAGAGGGTTTGAGGGTCTTGTCCCCCTCTTCCTGCCATTTCGACGGGCAGCCCTCATCTTTCTTTTTCGCCAGATAGAGGTTGGCTTTAAATTTACGCATCAATTCGTCAATATTCCGGCCCATGTTATAAAAGTTGACCTCGGAATTCATCAGGATTCCCTCGGGGTTAATGATGAATGTGCCCCTTAAGGCAAGGCCGGAGGACTCATCATACACGCCGAACATACGGGACAGATTCCCGGTTGGATCGGCTCCCATGGGAAATTTCACCTTGGCGAGTTCTTTCTCATGCCGCTGCCACGCCAGGTGGACATACTGAGTGTCGGTGCTCAGGGTAACAACCTCGGCACCCATTTTACTGAAACGCGCGTACTGCTCTGACAGAGCAGCAAATTCGGTCGCTCAGACAAAGGTAAAGTCGGCGGGATAAAAAAACAGGATAGTCCATTTACCGGCAGCTTTTTGCCCTGCAAGGCTCAGCTTGCCGAAATTCTTTACGCCCGGTTCGTACGTGTCGATCGCAAAGTCCGGAACCGGATGCCCCAATTTCAGATAACTTTCATAACAATCACCCATGCCAGTACCTCCCTTAAGGTTGAATATCTTCCAGAGACCCTGATTGGTTTCTCCGAGGAAAGATCCGCCGCCTTCCTATTCAGGAAGGTTGACCTCGCCGGAGAATTTTCTCTTTACAGAAAAAAGGATAACGCGAATGAAAGGTCAGTCAAGACAAGCAGACAAACTAAGCCATGAAGTTTCCAGATTTTGACCGCCTCTCTGCCTCAGGCGGGAGCCCTGTCGTGCTTCTCCCCGTGCGAGAGAGTTAACCATTCGGAAAATATCGCCGAGGCCGTCCTGATGAGAGGCTGGAGGTCGCACCCCGGATTACCCCTCCGCGCGTTGAATCAGCCTCATCGTACTGGCAGGATAGCGCTCGCCGTAAAAATCTGACATCCCCATACAGCCCAGTCCCTGGGCTGAGACACTCAACCCCTGACTCCCCAAATTTCTCCGTTTCATAATTTTTCTCCCGCTGATTTTTTTTAGTCCTGTGGCTAAGAATACCAGTGTACTCTGCTTGACGGATGGTTTCGTGGCTCACCTATGAAATGCGCTGAACAGGGGTTCGAACCCGCACGTCCGCCGAGGTCGTAAAAAAAAGGGCATCCACTTCTGGATGCCCCTTTTCATATCGGCACGCTCAAGGGTTCGATCCCCCTCAGGCCTTGGCAATGAGTTTGGCTAACGCCTCACTCTCCGGTTTGACCAGCTCCTTCACGCAGTCGGCGTTGACCTGGGCGACGATAATCTCGCCCACCTCCGTCCGAATATCCCCATAAAGCCCCAGCGCGCGCATCCCCTCGGCCTGCAGCTGATTATCCTCAGTCGGGGTGACGTAGTGAACCGAAACCGCCTTGTAGCGATGGATAAGGAAAAGCGAGATCAAGGTCATCAGGCGCTTCTGGCGAAAGTCTTCGCTGAAGGTGTTCTGATCGCGAATCGACAGCATATTGCGCAGGCGCCGGTCCTGGAGTACGGCGAAGATGATATTGGCCATTTTGTTATCTTTATTGTCGACCAGGGTCAGCTCCAGCAGTTCCGAGCCGGCGGTGTGCGGCCGCAGGATAACCCGCAGCTTGCCGTCCAGGTTGTAATGGCCAGCCCATTGTTTGAGCCAGTTTTCCAGTCGCCGCGGTGGAACTTCGGTCTCGATCAGGTGCTGGAACTGGGTCGAACCCTTACCCATCGCCTTGGTGGTCGCAGTGCCGCCGGTGGTCGCCATGAGTCCGGCGTCAGAGCGCGGGCCGCCGACGTAGGTCTGCGGCGTCTTGTAGGGAGAGTCGATCAGGCGCAGCTTACGTTGCAGACGGGCCAGCGCCAGCATACCGTCTTCCTTGAGCGCCCGGGCAAACTCTTCGCCAGCCAGGCCGTCGACCTGATGTCCGCCGTAGGTGATGAAGTTGAAGACAAAACCGAGCTTGCCGATCTCGACCGGAAAGTTGCGCATCTCCTCCTCGCTCATACCGGTCGAATCCCAGTTGAAGGAGGGGGACAGGTTGTAGGCCATCATCTTGTCAGGATAAACCGCGCGGATCGCATCAGAGAAGATTTTGGCATCATGCAGATCGGCGGTCTTGGTCTCCATCCAGATGATATCGGCAAAGGGCGCCACGCCGAGGGATTTGGCAATCGCGTAGGAGATACCGCCGCGGACCTGATAATAACCTTCAGGGGTGCGCGCAATATCGCAGTTCCAGATGATGTTGAACCCCAGAGAACGGGCCTTCTCTCGCGCCTCGACAAAAGACGCGGTCTCGACGAAGGCATGCCACTCGTCGACGGTCATAGCGATCTCGGCCCCTTCATCGATATGAAAGGCCATGACATCAGCGACCGCCTCGCCGTAGGTCTTGAGGCTGGCCTCCATCTGCCAGAGTTCAAGCAGACGGGTCGAGGCATCATCAAGAGCCGCTGTGATCGCTGCGGTACTCCGGTTGGACATCGCCTTGATTCTGGCCTTGATTTCGGTCGTGAGGCCGATCTTGTCGAGCCAGGCATCGGCTTCGGCGTAAGCCTCATCCGAAATGCGGTACATCAGGTGGCCGTTGATCTCCGCCACTCCCCCGGTATGGAACTGGCGCATGACGGCCAGAAAAGCGGTCTTGTAGTTAGGGATGTTGGTACTGGTCGCACCGAGGATGAAGCGCTGATCTCGTTCGTCGCCACGTCCGTCGAGAAAGGTCGCCGCCTCGGCATCGGTGCGCGCGACGATGATCCCCGGCACCTTCATGACGTCGAGTTGAAAGCGTGCGGCGTTGAGGCGCTTGATCTGTTCATCGACCGGCACCAGCACCTTGCCGGCCTGATGCCCGCATTTCTTGACCCCCGGTTTCTGATCTTCAATATGGTAACCCGGCACCCCGACCTCGGCAAAACGCCGGATCAGGTTGCGTACGTGGGCGTCGCCGCCGTGGCCGGTATCGGCGTCGGCAATAATAAAGGGGCGATAATCGATGGCGGGGGTCTCCTTGCGCTCCTGTTCGGTCATACGCAGGCGCAGATAATACTGATTGCGATCGGCCGCCATCAGGGCACGCACCAGGGGCGCGGCCTCATCGGGCACCTGACTTAAAGGGTAACTGGCCAGGTCGGGCCCCGGATCTTCATTGATTGAACCCTTGGCCGAAGTCGCCCAGCCACCCAGATAGATCCCCTCGATCCCCATGCGCTTGATCGTCACCGCCTGACCGGGTGAATAAGGACCAAAGGTGGTGATCGATTTCCCCGCCTTGAACAGTTCACGCAGGCGCTGGTGAAAAGCCTCCGCAGCA
Above is a genomic segment from Geopsychrobacter electrodiphilus DSM 16401 containing:
- a CDS encoding YcxB family protein; translated protein: MPETIILNYRLTKELWSQFFEAHYSCDRALKLRYFWGAICIVIGSLGFGGFYGSRLIAGLMLATGFFGVLSKHLLIYKSLRTAGKHPFFGKELTVAISLTEISVRNEMSGYRQPWDNFVAYRKLAPGFLLYHDKNAFFFIPLVAMTAGNANRLVQILTAARVPDLAGKNI
- a CDS encoding CBS domain-containing protein codes for the protein MSTVRDLIKTRKREIFTINSSQTVYQALMLMAEKNVGALPVMEERRLVGILSERDYARKVILKGASSLDTMVKKIMTPRLISVDPQTSLEDCLDIMIQRHVRHLPILENEDMVDFISIGDLVKAILEYKNRLITELSSAETT
- a CDS encoding PAS domain S-box protein, with amino-acid sequence MKSAIKLLVVGTSPARLELVVGSLENQSGCSLHIVGSSADVRAYIAENQADRLVVLSLQSAPDAVSLLKSCNGSPEFVLLVLLDKEDTQAAVKLIKAGAVDVLVESPDLLKRLRQIIDNSLAEWTMHHREQLAIDKAASFGRILDSSLTEIHTVDTETLQLLRANRGARNNLGYSKQELAKMTLLDLNPLLSKEDFFALVHPLRMGKKETIVFEALHQRKDGSRYPVAVQLQLLRTETPIFVAVILDISERKRAEERLRVSEARFRSIFDTAAAGIVILSPYGQIQEVNPYFCNFSGYRAEELIGRNIEEVTYPDDREMTIDYYATLRQAQDPIINIEKRYLCKDGQIRWGYVSIACVSERDQSKNYCIGLVQDITNHKVTEAKMQQAYDELDAFVRTVAHDLRTPLTPIIGIAEILQSYVSGALDPDALNLLADIEKSGQHMLALLEDLLDLAQVRHVQQPAVPVDTRRMIDQVLQNLTNQIIAAKVKVKVGPLSSLCLPETLISQLFANLIGNAVRYAGDAGRPIEVGEERLDRQVIFYVRDHGPGIPPEERVRIFEVFYRGAAAKKIRGTGIGLATVRKITRLYHGDVWVEETPGGGSTFKLKFPESALCCPNEGALADKAMIARLS
- a CDS encoding AMP nucleosidase; the encoded protein is MLERLEITRNWLPRYTGMPLSGFGEYILLTNFRHYVVRFAEMFGCDIQGEDKPMQSATNRSGLTIINFGIGSANAATIMDLLSAIQPKGVLFLGKCGGLKKSIEIGHFILPIAAIRGEGTSNDYYPAEVPALPSFKLHKFVSEKILEHGHDYRTGVVYSTNRRLWEHDSVFREKLKKTTSIGIDMETATIFIVGHYNAIARGALLLISDVPLTPEGVKTEESDQQVTKLWAASHLQIGIDAMTQIGEKGEKIKHFLY
- a CDS encoding peroxiredoxin, yielding MGDCYESYLKLGHPVPDFAIDTYEPGVKNFGKLSLAGQKAAGKWTILFFYPADFTFVUATEFAALSEQYARFSKMGAEVVTLSTDTQYVHLAWQRHEKELAKVKFPMGADPTGNLSRMFGVYDESSGLALRGTFIINPEGILMNSEVNFYNMGRNIDELMRKFKANLYLAKKKDEGCPSKWQEEGDKTLKPSPEMVGRVHEALNE
- the aceA gene encoding isocitrate lyase ICL2 → MSTFSEEVKATRDWFNSPRFAGILRLFTADQVVEQRGTIAVDYTIARDAAEAFHQRLRELFKAGKSITTFGPYSPGQAVTIKRMGIEGIYLGGWATSAKGSINEDPGPDLASYPLSQVPDEAAPLVRALMAADRNQYYLRLRMTEQERKETPAIDYRPFIIADADTGHGGDAHVRNLIRRFAEVGVPGYHIEDQKPGVKKCGHQAGKVLVPVDEQIKRLNAARFQLDVMKVPGIIVARTDAEAATFLDGRGDERDQRFILGATSTNIPNYKTAFLAVMRQFHTGGVAEINGHLMYRISDEAYAEADAWLDKIGLTTEIKARIKAMSNRSTAAITAALDDASTRLLELWQMEASLKTYGEAVADVMAFHIDEGAEIAMTVDEWHAFVETASFVEAREKARSLGFNIIWNCDIARTPEGYYQVRGGISYAIAKSLGVAPFADIIWMETKTADLHDAKIFSDAIRAVYPDKMMAYNLSPSFNWDSTGMSEEEMRNFPVEIGKLGFVFNFITYGGHQVDGLAGEEFARALKEDGMLALARLQRKLRLIDSPYKTPQTYVGGPRSDAGLMATTGGTATTKAMGKGSTQFQHLIETEVPPRRLENWLKQWAGHYNLDGKLRVILRPHTAGSELLELTLVDNKDNKMANIIFAVLQDRRLRNMLSIRDQNTFSEDFRQKRLMTLISLFLIHRYKAVSVHYVTPTEDNQLQAEGMRALGLYGDIRTEVGEIIVAQVNADCVKELVKPESEALAKLIAKA